Proteins encoded within one genomic window of Paenarthrobacter sp. JL.01a:
- the ybeY gene encoding rRNA maturation RNase YbeY, translating into MSIEVNNESGVAVDEAQLVTLSRFIFERLYIHPQAELSILLVDEPAMEKLHIELMDEPGATDVLSVPMDELTPGTPDKPTPQGMLGDIAICPQVAEVQARNAGHSTQDEMLLLATHGILHLLGFDHAEPEEKEEMFGLQRELLSEFLGKDAPMETMQ; encoded by the coding sequence ATGAGCATTGAAGTCAACAATGAGTCCGGCGTGGCAGTCGATGAAGCACAGCTGGTGACGTTGTCCCGCTTCATTTTCGAGCGCCTCTATATCCACCCCCAGGCGGAGCTGTCGATCCTCTTGGTGGACGAACCCGCCATGGAGAAGCTCCACATTGAGCTGATGGACGAGCCCGGGGCAACGGATGTCCTGTCCGTGCCCATGGATGAACTGACGCCGGGGACGCCGGACAAGCCCACCCCGCAAGGCATGCTCGGGGACATCGCCATCTGCCCGCAGGTGGCTGAAGTCCAAGCACGCAACGCCGGTCACTCCACGCAGGATGAGATGCTGCTGCTGGCCACGCACGGAATCCTGCATCTGCTGGGCTTCGACCACGCAGAACCCGAGGAAAAAGAAGAAATGTTTGGCCTGCAGCGCGAACTGCTGTCTGAATTCCTGGGCAAGGATGCCCCCATGGAGACCATGCAGTGA
- a CDS encoding PhoH family protein, whose protein sequence is MSESLNGRLRTGNGNQPLTEFPHTLPGTRTEVVRFDNSDQMVHSLGSHDEALRYIEEQFPDVNFHVRGNELSMTGPSTVIPRIMRLLEEVRGLVAKGTLVTPDVLQQLVSLLRTQSVQNPADVLTHNILSSRGKTIRPKTLNQKNYVDAIDDNTVIFGIGPAGTGKTYLAMAKAVQALQNKEVSRIILTRPAVEAGERLGFLPGTLSDKIDPYLRPLYDALHDMMDPESIPRLMAAGTIEVAPLAYMRGRTLNDAFIILDEAQNTTPEQMKMFLTRLGFGSKMVVTGDVTQIDLPFGSTSGLRIVREILTGIDDVNFSILEAADVVRHRLVADIVSAYSAWDDAHRPAAAANTHKRGERK, encoded by the coding sequence ATGAGTGAATCTTTGAACGGGCGGCTCAGGACCGGAAACGGGAACCAGCCGCTGACCGAGTTCCCGCACACTTTACCGGGCACGCGCACGGAAGTTGTTAGGTTCGACAACTCCGACCAGATGGTTCACTCGCTGGGCAGCCATGATGAAGCGCTGCGGTACATCGAGGAGCAGTTCCCGGACGTGAACTTCCACGTTCGTGGCAACGAGCTCTCCATGACCGGTCCTTCCACGGTGATTCCACGGATTATGCGCCTCCTTGAGGAAGTACGCGGCCTCGTGGCCAAGGGAACCTTGGTCACGCCCGACGTACTTCAGCAACTGGTCTCCCTGCTGCGGACCCAGTCCGTGCAGAATCCCGCGGATGTCCTGACCCACAACATCCTCTCCAGCAGGGGCAAGACCATCAGGCCCAAGACCCTGAACCAGAAGAACTATGTTGACGCCATCGACGACAACACGGTGATCTTCGGAATTGGCCCTGCAGGTACCGGTAAGACGTACCTCGCCATGGCCAAGGCTGTGCAGGCATTGCAGAACAAGGAAGTCAGCCGGATCATCCTGACGCGGCCCGCCGTTGAGGCGGGGGAGAGGCTGGGCTTCCTTCCTGGCACTCTCAGCGACAAGATCGACCCGTACCTGCGTCCCCTGTACGACGCCCTGCACGACATGATGGATCCGGAATCCATCCCTCGCCTGATGGCTGCCGGGACCATCGAAGTAGCGCCTTTGGCCTACATGCGTGGCCGTACCCTGAACGACGCCTTCATCATCCTTGATGAAGCCCAGAACACCACTCCGGAACAGATGAAGATGTTCCTGACGCGCCTCGGGTTCGGGTCGAAGATGGTAGTCACCGGTGACGTCACGCAGATCGACCTTCCCTTTGGCTCGACCTCGGGTCTGAGGATCGTCCGCGAAATCCTCACCGGTATCGACGACGTCAATTTCTCGATCCTGGAGGCGGCTGACGTGGTGCGGCATCGCCTGGTGGCCGATATCGTCTCCGCTTACAGCGCATGGGATGACGCCCACCGACCCGCGGCCGCTGCCAACACCCATAAACGTGGAGAACGTAAATGA